CCGAGCACGTAGACGCGCACCGCTCCTGCCGGCAGTCCGGGCATGTTGAGGATCGCGCCCGGTGACAGGTATTTCGGCTTGCCGCTGACCGACTCGAGAAACTTGACGGCATCCGCCGGCAGGACCGGCGGGCCGGCAGCGCCTTTGGCTTCATAAAATCCGAGGACATCGTCCAGGACTTCGCGGGATCGCGCTCCTCTCACCCCCAGCGCCTTGTTGCGAATCGCGGACTGAACGCCAACCAGCGCCGATACGAGGTTCTTGTATTCCTTGCCGATCCGGCGCGCCGCGGCGTCCGATGGGTCGTCGAGCCAGGACAACCACACCTCGTTAATGCCGATCTCCTCGAATTGCGGACCGGCATGAACGAAACCGCTCACATGGTCGTTGTGCTGGTGAGTCCCGACCACCACGTCGATCGGAGCGTTCCCAAGCTCCTTGCCGATAGACTTGACGATCTCCTTGAGCCGTTCGGCGGATTCCTTCGAGTTCCTGAAAGAGCCGCAATCGATCAGCATCCGGCTCTTCTTGCGTCCGGCGGTGAAGGTGACGAGAAAGCAGTCGCCGAGCTCGAAGAGCTTGTACATCCGGACGGTCGCCGAAACCTTCGCCATGGCTGCCCCCCGGCGCGTCACGCGCCGCTGTGGAGATGGTTGAAGTTGATACGGCCGGTGCGGCCATCGTCGGCATAGAGCGATTCCGATTCCGGCCCGCTGCCGTCCTCGCCGAGCAGATAGCGGCGCAGGCGCTCGAAACGCAGGTGGCTTCTGACATTCATCCGCACGATGAAGTCGACCTTGTTCTCCTGCCCCAGATCCAGCACGAGCTGGCACCCGCCGCGGAAATACATCGGCCGCAACACGCCGGCCGAGCCGATGTCGACCGTGACGCGTTGCGTCAGGGAGATGATGACCTGTTCCTTCTGTCGGCCTTCCTCGCGCGCTTCACGAAACGCCGCGCGCATCGAGTGCACCTCGATCGGCGGAACGTAATTTTCGTCGTGCTTGCCGTCTTTTACAAAGCGAACGTCATCCGGCCGCGGCTGGAACAGCTTCGACACCGGCAGCGAGGTCAAGCCCAGCTTGTTGAGGAAAGCCTCCCACTTGGACGGATCGGTGAAATGCACTCTGCTGCCGGTCAACTGCCTTTGCAGTTCGGCCTGACCTTTCCGGATCGCGTTGTAGATGTCCTGGCGGTCTTCGGCCTCGATCTGACGGCGAATGTGGGGCTTGATCTCGTGGATGATCTTGCTCATCACGATTGCTTCGCTTTCGGTCAGGTCGGAGCCCCACCAGCGAAGGCTCTCTGTGGAGAGCGTGTGCACCCGGTCGGGAAATATGCCGCGCGCGCGGAATGCTTCGATAAGCGCCAGGCGATAGCCGTTTTCGTCGATCGGGGCGATGTCGAGATCGGCGGTGATCAGCGCGCGCAGATAGTCGCCGAAAGTGATGTCGTTCGGCGGGCAATAATCGAGCGCCCTGATGCAGATATGCAGAAGATGCTCGGCGATCTTGCTGGCCTCCGCCGCCAGCCGCCGGACCAGATCGTGGCTGATACCGGCTTCGGGGAGCACGCCGGTGCCGTTACTGGCGATACGGAATAGATCCGCCGTCCTAAACTTGTAGACGCGCTGGAACGCATCGAAAATGGTAGCAACCAGCACCGCGCCGCGCTCGTGCACTTCGGTCTTGTCGGTATAGTCGAGCGGGCTTGGCTCCAGGGCGCGCCACTCCAGCTTGCCGCGGACATTGACCCAGCGGCCGATCATCTGCCGCAAGGCGCCGCGATTGCCTGCCAGCGCCTCGCCGAACTGGGTCGCCAGTTCCCCGAACACGCTGTGGCGATCGAGGCGGCCGCTCGTCGCCGCCAACTGGTGCTCGACGAGCTCTCGGAACGTGAAGCGCTGCAACAGCGCAACGATATCGGCAAACCCCTCGTGGAATGCGCCGACATCGAGATTGGTGTCCTCGAGATAGCGGCGGCGAATGCTGTCGAGAATGGCGTGGGTCATTTCATGGGCGACGATGTCCGGGCTGAGGCAGGTGAAGACCAGCCCGCCAGGATAGTTCGCGCCCTGATACTGCTTGGCCGCGAGGAAGTAGCCGAACAGCAGCGCCCGCTTTTCGGGATCGTAATAGGCATTCGCTTCGCGCAGCGCGTGCGGATAGATGCGAAGCTGGCCGACATATTCGTCGCCGCGTTTGGCGCCGCCCGCGAACCAGTGGCCCGCCCAGATGAGCTTGCGGCCAAGCGCACGCTCGAAATGGCGGATGGTCTTCATGGCCACCGCGTAGACAAACTGCTGGTGGAATTGCGGGTTGCCCTCGCTGGGCGCAAGACCTTGTTGCGACGCTACTTTTTCATCCGACAAATCGACCGGTTCGTACCAGCACGCGCTGGCCGGATCGTAGTCGAGCACCTCGACATACTCGCCACTCGGCCCCGGCTTCAGCTGCTCGAAAGGGATGCGGTAGACGACTTCATTGATGGCTGCCGTATCGAGCCGGGTAGAAAACCCCGGGTCGAGCGAATAACCGCGCAAGCATCGATAAGCCGGCGTGCTCATACACAAGCTCTGGAAGTATTGCGTTATTCCACACGTTAATATTGTATTGCAATCGAATGCAAGACGAAAATGCGCCATCCGTGCGAGGGAAGAGGCATTCACCGCAACAGAGCTTTGTATGTTATTTTTTAAACAAGGGATCGACGGCCTGTGCCCGAAGCTCTTCCGCGATGGAACGGAGCCGCCGTCAAGCCCGCCGCAGGAACAGCCGCGGCACATGGTCCTTGAAACGCAGGGCCGGCGCCTCGATGAAGCGCCATGACGCCACCGCCAGCGGCGCGGTGATGACCAGCGTCAAGGCCAGCAGCGCGGGCATGCCGATGTCCGGCAGTTCAACCAGCAGCGCCTGCGCCACCGGCCAGTGATAGATGTAGACGCCGTAGGAAATGTCGTGCCGCTGCGTCGCCCGCGTCAGTGCGCCGTAACGACGCGCGCCGGCCAGCATCACCGCATGCGCCACCACGACGACATAGGCCGCGTGCTCCAGCGCCGTGCCGCGCGTCAGCACCACCAGCAGCACCGAACCGATCAACCACCAGGGCGACAGCGACACCCGGTCCCGGTAGTGATACGCGATCATGCCCAGCGTGAAGCAGAAGCCGTAACGGCCGAGCTGATAGAGATGCGAGGTGTCGCCGACCTGCTCCATCGCCGCCTGCGCGGTGAACAGCACCAGCGCGAAGCCGAGCGCGCCCCACAAGGTGCCGGTGCGCCGTGTCCAGCCTGCCGCCGAGAACGCCGCCAGCACCACATAAGCGAGAATCTCGTATTTGATGGTCCACAGCGGCGTGTTCACCGCTTCGGCATAAGGCAACCCCTGGAAGACGTGATGCGGTGGCGCCGCCCTGGCGAACTCCACCAGGATGGCGAAGGGATAGATCCAGGTGTGCGGATCGCTGAAATAGTCGAGAGGATGCGACGACGACAGCAGCGGCCCCGCGACAAAGGCCATCAGCAGGCCGAACACGAACAGCCCGGGGACGATGCGCAGAAACCGCGCCCACAGATAGTCGGACAGATCGGGCCGGCGCTCGACGCTCTGCGACAGCATCAGCCCGGAGAGAAAGAAGAAGGCATTGACCGCGTGCTGGCCGAGCGTGAACGGCGTCACCTGCAGCAGCGGATCGAGCCTGTCGTTGCCCGCCCGGATGATGAGCACATGCGACAGCAGCACGGTGAGCGCTGCGACCAGCCGGATGAGGTTGAACGAGTTCTGATCTGGCGCCAGGTGAGGCGCCAGCATCCGGGCCGGGGTTCGCATTGCGTATGACGTCCGATTTCGCCCCGGTTATACGCCGGCAGTTGCGCAGCGAAAGTTACATTGCTCTTCAGCATTGCCGAATTGCTGACAATTGTCCCGAATAACCGGCCGCCGTGTTAAGCAAGGCTTAACCATGCGGCGCCCCGCTCACATCAAACTTAACGTCGCCGCCGCCAGCACCAGATAGCGGCCGACTTTGGCGATCGTGACCAGCAGCAGAAACACGGGGAACGGTTCGCGCAGCACGCCCGCCACCACGGTGAGCGGATCGCCGATGAACGGCGCCCAACTCAAAAGAAGCGACCAGCGGCCATAGCGGTGATACCAGCGCTCGGCGCGCGCCAGCGCGTCGCCCTTCACCGGAAACCAGCGCCTATCGCGAAAGCGCTCGATGCCGCGGCCGAGCAGCCAGTTGATGACCGAGCCGAGCACATTGCCGGCGCTCGCCACCGCGATCAGCGCCCACACCGCATAATCGCCGGTGAGCAGCAACCCCGCCAGCACCGCCTCCGACTGCGCCGGCAGGATCGTCGCCGCGATGAGCGCGGTGAGGAACAGTCCCAAATAGACGGTAAGCGCGGTCATGGCGAAATCCCGTTTAATCGGGCGCGGCGCCAAACGCAAAACCCCGCGCAAGGCGGGGTTTTGTTTGGAGTGGCCTGTCGGCGCGCGCTTGCATCATGCCCGCTTGCGGCCGGTGAACATGGCTTTGACCAGATTCTCGCGATGCTCGAAGCTGGCGAGCAGCACGCCGAGCACATGGAAGACAACCAGGCCCACGGTGAGATTCGCGAATACCTCGTGCACTTCCTCGAGGACCTTGGAGCCCCAATAGGCGTCGGTTGTCATCATGATGCCGGTGACG
The Pseudolabrys sp. FHR47 genome window above contains:
- a CDS encoding acyltransferase, with product MLAPHLAPDQNSFNLIRLVAALTVLLSHVLIIRAGNDRLDPLLQVTPFTLGQHAVNAFFFLSGLMLSQSVERRPDLSDYLWARFLRIVPGLFVFGLLMAFVAGPLLSSSHPLDYFSDPHTWIYPFAILVEFARAAPPHHVFQGLPYAEAVNTPLWTIKYEILAYVVLAAFSAAGWTRRTGTLWGALGFALVLFTAQAAMEQVGDTSHLYQLGRYGFCFTLGMIAYHYRDRVSLSPWWLIGSVLLVVLTRGTALEHAAYVVVVAHAVMLAGARRYGALTRATQRHDISYGVYIYHWPVAQALLVELPDIGMPALLALTLVITAPLAVASWRFIEAPALRFKDHVPRLFLRRA
- a CDS encoding YqaA family protein, with translation MTALTVYLGLFLTALIAATILPAQSEAVLAGLLLTGDYAVWALIAVASAGNVLGSVINWLLGRGIERFRDRRWFPVKGDALARAERWYHRYGRWSLLLSWAPFIGDPLTVVAGVLREPFPVFLLLVTIAKVGRYLVLAAATLSLM